tatatgtatatatatatatatatatatatatagacatatatagacatattacatatatagacatatctatatctatatagatatatatatatatatatttatatttatatatatgtacatttatatatataaatatatatatacaaaaatataaatacatacatatatatatatatatatatatatatatatatatatatatatttatatgcgcatatacacacacattatatatgtgtgtgtgtgtttgtgtgtgtgtgtgtgtgtgtgtgtgtgtgtgtgtgtgtgtgtgtgtgtgtatgtgtgtgtgtgtgtgtgtgtgtgtgtgtgtgtgtgtgtgtgtgtgtgtgtggttgtgtgtgtgtggttgtgtgtgtgtggttgtgtgtgtgtggttgtgtgtgtgtggttgtgtgtgtgtgtgtgtgtgtgtgtgtgtgtgtgtgtgtgtgtgtgtgtgtgtgtgtgtgtgtgtgtgtgtgtgtgtatatgtgtgtgtatgtgtatgtgtgtgtatatataaatatgttctatatttatgtgtatgtatatatatatatatatagatatatatagacatatatacatatatagacatatctatatctatatagatatatatatatatttatatttatatatatgtacatttatatatataaatatatatatatacaaaaatataaatacatacatatatatatatatatatatatatatatatatttatatgcgcatatacccatacacacatactcatatatttatatattcacacacacacacatacacacacacacacatatacacacacacacacacacacacgcacacgcacacgcacacgcacacacacacgcacacgcacacgcacacacacacacattatatatatgtgtgtgtgtgtgtgtatgtgtgtgtggttgtgtgtgtgtggttgtgtgtgtgtggttgtgtgtgtgtgtgtgtgtgtgtgtgtgtgtgtgtgtgtgtgtgtgtgtgtgtgtgtgtgtgtgtgtgtgtgtgtgtgtgtgtgtggatatatgtgtatgtgtatatatatatatatatatatatatatatatatatataaacatatatatgtacacatatttatatatatatacatatatattatatatatatacatatatatatacatatatatatatatatatatatatatatatgtgtgtgtgtgtgtgtgtgtgtgtgtgtgtgtgtgtgtgtgtgtgtgtgtgtgtgtgtgtgtggccatatatatgaatagacagatagatagatagaaacagatatagattgatccatctatctttatctatctatctcactttctctctctatacatatatgtatatatataatatatatatatatatgtatatatatgtgtatatatatatatatatatatgtatatatatatgatatatatatatatatatacatatatatataatatatatatatatatatatatatatatatatatatatgtatatatatatatatatatattatatatatatacatatatatatatacatatatatatatacatatatatatatatatttttatatatatatatatatatatatatgtatatatatatatatatatatatatcatatatatatacatatatatatatatatatatatatatatatatatatatatatattatatatatatgtatatatatatatatatatatatatatatatcatatatatatacatatatatatacatatatatatatatatatatatatatatatatatatatatattatatatatatgtatatatatatatatatatatatatatatatatatacatatatatataatatatatatatatatatatatatatgtatatatatatatatattatatatatatacatatatatatatatatacatatatatatatacatatatatatatatatttttatatatatatatatatatatatatatatacacaaacatatatacatagatatatatacacacatgcatatgcatatatttatttatatatatatatatatatatatatatatatatataatataatatacatgtatagatagatatgagagacagaaagagagaaagagagagagagagagagagagagagagagagagagagataaaggagacaagagagaaagtgagatagatagataaagatatgtggatcaatctatatctgtttctatctatctatctgtctattaatatatatggacacacacacacacacacacacacacacacacacacaaaaaaaaatattagggaaACTCAACCTTCTATTGTGATTGTAAATGCCAACCTGAGCAACTGACAATCAAATAATGTCACataatttatcttatatatataaaagtcagcCACTTACCTCTGCTGAAGGGACTGCCCCTTGTGCTACCAACTTCTCTTGACGTGAACTTTCAGTGTCCGAACAGGTTGATCCCAGTGTTGTCTTCTTTGGAGGTGGTTCTGTCTTATCTGATCCTGTTGACATGTCATCAGATCCTGTTAACAATCTATTGGAAACCATCTCTGTTTTACCAGATTCTACTGATAAAGTGTCTGATTCTTTCAATAACTTACCAGACTTTTTTGCTCTCCCTCTGCGTAACTTCTTCTTGTATGActtatttttctttggttttgaCCATCTTCTCGAGTTGGGGATTCTTTTCTTGCGGTTAATCCACGGCACTTTCCCCGCAACTTGTGTGGCACTCTGAgattttttattctgttcttctTCTGAAGATGGCTGGGAATTTTCAGGAACCACGGGGGCTTCCTTTCGGAACTGCCTCAGTAAACTCGTTCTTCTTTTGGATGCTGCTAATCGTTTGGCACTGCTCTGCGATCTGTTTGTGTTTTGCTCTGGAGGAGGTTCCAGTGTCACAGGAGGTGTAAATGAGTTTTCTTTTCTACACTGCAAGCTCATAAAAGGAGCTACAGTTTCCAGTTGTAAAACTTCAGGTGGCAGTGACTTTTCGTTTTCCTTGTAGGACTGAGGATAGAGATTCTGATCCTTCACTTGCTTGGAGTTTGGGGGAGAGCttatgctctctccttctccaacacGCGTAGACTGAATCTCATCCGTTTGCTTTGACATTACTGAGGATGGAGTGCTCTCATCATTAGAAACGGGAGATTGGATTATCTTGCGAGGCCGTCCGACTTTTCTCTTTGGCATGGCTTCCTTTCCCATATCGGGTCTACTTCCACCAATTGGACTTGTTTGCTTGACCTTTGTGTTCTTTCTTGtatatttcctctttcccccagTGAGGAGGTTCTGCTTTGGAccttcagtttttcttttccccttggaTGCTGCCCTCTTTGGGGTATCTGGCTGGCTTGAGACAACAGATGATGCATTATCTTTTGTGTATTTTCTCTGGGCTTTTGGCAGCTTGGCAGCACCCTGCAGCTGCTGAATATCTCTTAACTCAACACACTCTCTCTGAACTGACGACAGTGGTGTGACCTGGATTTGCGTATTGCTCTTGTCTCCTCCTGTCTTCGATTTGCGTCTGCCTCTTACTTGGTGATAGTCACTTGAACCATTTTGAACACAGTCATTGTTACTTGGGGTGTCAAGGGAATATCTAGTTGATGGAGTTGCAAAAGGGGCTGCCTGATATGTACCAAAATTTTCTACTACTTCTCCTGGTTCTAACTTCCAATCCACTACCATAATatcctgaaagagagagagaaaatgtatgtttttttttttcttcataaaaccCTATATTTATCTAATTCTTTCTGCTCTGTCAAAGTAAGCTGGTTCTGTTTCTTCCTGTACTTAAAGGCAGGCCAATAATCTAAACTAACACTTTCATAAAACAATATTTTGGATATCTAAGCCAGATACCcactttttatcatatatttccaGAACACAAAAAtatggaatgaaaataaagaagatggtGAGGGggcaataggagaaagagaaagataaggagaagaaaaggagagggaggagaaaaagaaggaaaagataggaaatgaggtggagaaggagaagaaggagaagaagataagtgAGAGGGCAAACAGGAGAATGGGCAGGATGAtaaccaggaggaggaagagaacaaagagggtaaaaaagatgaggttgagaaggaagaggaggaggaggaggaagaagagaggagaggagaagagaggagaggagaagagaggagaggagaggagaagagaggagaggagaggagaggtgaggagaggaaagaagaggagagtagagaaataagagaggaaaaggaggaagaagaaaaagaggagaatggagagggtaaaaaaaaataataataagttaagaatgaagaggaggaagagatgagaggaaggaagaggaaatgagaggataaagaggaggaagaggaagaggaggagaaggaggagaaagaagagaagaaaaggttgAGGTTGAGaaggagtagaagtagaagatacagaaggaagaaaaagagcaagaggaggaggaggaggaggagaggaagacatagaaggaggagaatgaagcagAAGATTGAAAAataggatgaagaaaaaagaaattaaattaatagtgttgaacaacaaacaagaaacagTATTCTCACCTCAGCTGAAACGTCTGACCCGACATCATCCACACAGTTCTGACTCTCCCCTCTACGCTGAGCCTGAACACCACCTGGGCTTCTATTAGGATCAGCATTTTTCTTGACCTCCGCAGCGGCATTGCAAGCTTTCATGGATGCGCTCAGACTGACAGCAGAGCCTGGGACAATGCTGGGGATGGGGTTGTGGCCCAATTCCCGACAGGTATTTTGCGAAAAGGGCTCCTCCGTGACCGAAATCGGGGGCAGATCTCTGATCATTTCAGTGTACTTCATGCGCTTCGCCTTCTGCCAGTCATTGTTCAGGGCCATTCTCCTCTTGTTGTACTCCTGCCCTTGATCCATGCCTGGCATGGGGATGGGCCTCTCGGTCGGGGCATTctggcctctccttcccccctctgtctGCTCTTGCTCGTCGCTCGAGCTGGACAGGCCCTTGACCTTCCAGGCTTCAGCAGTCTCCATAAACCCAGCCAAGTCCTCCTGCATGATGTCAACCTCCCCCTCGTACATGTAGGACAGCAGGGCCTCCAGACGAGCTGTTTTCATGTCTGTCATGACGATCATGGGGTGTTTGCCATTGATCTTGTCAAACATCTCTTCAAAGTAATCACTGCATGCTGCTAAGACAAACTTGTGTACTGAATAATACTTCCCGTTGCACAAGACAGTTGCATCACAATACCaaccctgcaaaaaaaaaaaaataataaaaaaaaaaaataaatacatacatacatacatacatattcatatctatatataaatatatctataatatatctatacctacatgcatttacctatttacttatctatatatatttattcctatcaatatctatatccctctatccatctatctatctatctatctacctctctctctatatataaatatttaagtgtatataaatacatatatatgtatgtatatatatatatatatatatatacatatatatatatatatatatccatactatatatatataaatatatatatgtgtatgtatgtatgtatatgtgtgtatgtatatgtgtatgtatgtgtatatatatatatatatatatatatatatatatatgtatgtatgtatgtatgtatatatatatatatatatatatatatgtatgtatatatgtatgtatgtatgtatgtatgtatgtatgtatgtatgtatgtatgtatgtatgtatgtatgtatgtatgtatgtatgtatgtatatgtatgtatgtatatgtgtgtgtgtatatgtgtgtatgtatatatatgtatgcatgtatatatgtatgtatgtatgtatgtatgtatgtatgtatgtatgtatgtatgtatgtatgtatgtatgtatgtatgtttgtatgtttgtatgtttgtatgtttgtatgtatgtatgtatgtatgtatgtatatattgtaaactaCTTTACACTGACACACCTGGGTTTTATCATAAGAGAAGTGAACATCTTATCTGTCCTGAACATTATTTCCCAAAAGTATCTTCAAAATAATGTGCTGTACAATATGAAACATTGGATGCTCTAATTCATACTGTACATGTTATTTCTTACAATTATAGCTGAACTCATaaaattagatgaaaaaaaaaagagctattGTGACAATATAAATGCTAAGTTTCATTTTTGTATAACTTAATCCCACTCAGAAACTGACAAGCTACAAGGTAAGAAATAAGATACaagtgcattattattattttatttgtgtttcttctAAAAGAGATATAATTGAACAAAAAATGAATTTTCAAttaattatatctatgtatgaatatcaaTAGAAATACATAATTTCAGGGGTCTGTATTCAAAGAGTTAAAGGAAAAACACTAAaaactgtaaaaaataaaatagtcttTTTGATTTTACTAGACTATATGATTCCTTTCAGGAAACTGGTGTAACAGAGTTTAAAGTATAATACTGATGCTTACTAAATATTCAAACGTATATGAGAGCTAACATGCAtatctcccccacacacacacacacacgtgtgtacacacacacacacacacacacacacacacacacacacacacacacacacacacacacacacgagaaattaACAAGGAGGCTAAAAACCTCTACACCGCTAAAAAGTAAATTATATAAGTTGTTAGCCTTTATCAGAGTGCTGATGATGGGTGCTTATGAAGGTTAgtaacttatgtatatgtatatgtaaatatatatatatacacatatcatatatatatatatatatatatatatatatatatatataaaacataaatattcgcttcctcacctctctcctcgcaTTTTTGAGCAAGTGAAGAAGGGCAGAGTAATGAGCATTCCACTGAACGGTTATTGAATTGGCAGCCATTGCGAAGGTTTGTTCAGTCCTCCTGGAAATTGGGAGAAAAATGATTAAATTCaaatagataattaataaaacaagtacatgtgtgtgtgcataagaggACTTAAGAAAAACAACTAATTAATTGAATTCAGGTTTGATATATTAGTTTACATTATTAAATATAACACTATAATTCAATCAGAATGAATAACTGATATTACATATTTGATCAAATGATATGTACtgaaaagatgaggaaaagaattTTAAACAAAAAATCTATATTGATAAAATTAGGAATAATAATTTCCATAATGGTGAAATGTATCCTCATAAATTCCCAAAAGCTttgattaagtaaataaatattaaatagaaGCCATATGAATtttcaaaaccaaaaacaaaataattattcaCTCATAAAAGTTTATTTAAGCTATACATAACACAAACTTTAAATTCCTTTTATATAGCTTACATTTCCACTaagttaaatgaaataaaaacaaattaaacagaatattattataatcagtggttattaatgataaaagtcacACTGTCATGTCATTTACTAGGACTATGTCACAAATTCTTTAacagatagatgaaaataaagtaaaatctttTATAATCTGTTACTGtaagttaaatatataaatatgcaaaaaaaaagaaaatatacattagaaataaaaattaaattagaTATGACCTTGAATAACACTgggaaaaaaatcctttataAATTTTTGCTGTAAAAAGAGAGGCTTAATCtcacaaatataaaacatataaataaacaacatatacaataacacaatacaataacctatatacaataacacaatacaataacctatatacaataacacaatacaataacctatatacaataacatattatacatatacaataacctacatacaataaaatacattaacctaaacattatataatacaataatacaaaacaatataCAATACTGTATAGTAAAATTGTAAATACAATACTACAATAACCTAAacattatataagtaaataacatTGAAAATTTTTTTGGGGCATAATTTaaccaacagtaacaacaaaacacacactgtAGATCTCTTAACTATAACCTTATGTCCTAAAATGTTAATAAATCACAAAATAGTGGACAAAAGGACAAAAGAACACCATAAATACAacataaataacacaaataacgtTACGGTTAACCTGGACCTTAAAATAccctagaaaagaaaagaaaaaaaaaaatcttataatatcactaacaacatatcacacacacactaaaaaaataataattttaaccttAATTACAGTTCTAATTGCAACTACGACTTGGTCATAACAAtgttaaaactatatatatttaccttttcctTAAGCTCATTACGTCATTTTCTCTCTACGACAACATATCCAATTCACAAATGAGTAAAGACAGGTATGGTATTTAACTGTTAATTGTGGGTATTAATtaaggtaaataataaataatcaaaactGGCGTCTTCTCTTCAGGATTAAATGGAGTTTTATCAACTGCGCAATCTCAAAAAATTCAAATAATTTCGTTATTATTTCCCGTTTGTGtaagtgattttttaaaatctttttttttttttttggggtattGTATTATcagcttttctttttgtctgttgttttgtttgattctatttgtttttgtgtttgtattttaagaattgttttgttttatattgctaACGGCTTTCGTCCTTAATTCCTGTTTGTGTTAACGACCTTTAGAGCAATTCTATTTCTAAAGGGTTTTATACTTTTCTCGTTTATACTTTCTTtctagtatcatcattttcattactattttatttaatatcattcgcatgttatctttatatatcatattacttaTTCGTGTTATTTGTGAATTTTGTGACAGTATGTCGTTTTTACGTAATTTCATTTTTCCTAACAAAGATTTGCTTAATAAAAATCGACAAATCTTTAGTGAATGAAATCAGAAATGATATTAAGAAATCCCCGTGTCATGAAATGgggaaaatattttctttgaaaaatgGCGGACCCTGATTCAATTTTATCACCCCCTATTCTATGTGAAGAATTCGAGAACTGTATTCCAGTTTTATGTTTTCCCAGTAAAATGATTagaacatatattcataaaagtgTCTGCATGTGACAATTAATGATAAATTTGTCTGCTATGTTACATTACCTAAAACAATTGTTGAGTCGTATGcgtaatatataaactatactgaagaaatatatattctacagaaaaatgaagaagatgtaAATTGAAAATTCAAATGCCAGAGTTATGACGAAATTAAACGTATAATATATGAGTATTATATAATGTTGATTTggaaattattgtttttaaatcTACGGGGATGAAACGCCAGTCTTGGTCCAAAACACGAGACAAAATCTAAAAAAACGCCAAAGAAATGATAAACGTAGTTATAGAAATATGGAATTAAAGAAGAATTTCAAGAAGAAGATTATATGAATGGATAGAGTAGCAGAAAAAGTGAAATTCGTGAATAGAAATAGTAAAAACTatccataatataaatataaccagCATCCATACATTAACCCATACATAAATGTTACAGCCAATTTTCCAACAGAATACAACAGAATTTGATGCCTGAGTCCCCAGAAGGgcatacagaaataaaaaagaaataataataataagaaaataacaacgacaacaatgaatcataatattaataacaatttgagTACCCTTGAATCACTGCACGCGGACAATCAATATATTGAACTTCCAGCTGAGTATTATCACGGTGGGTTACATGCCTATCAAAAAATCCGAATTtgtcgttatatttttttcttacagttGTATTTAAGAGTTTCACATGATATGATATGAGTATGATAATATGCTGATAACGGCAGATAAAGGCATCACAAAATCTTCGACTTGCTAAATATAAGGCACATAGTTTACTTTACCTGTCGCGAACGTATTTTGAGAATATAGcgaaataattgtaatagtaacaataacaaaaacaactacagcaatgataatgataataataatgataatactaacaataataataacaataacaacaacaataataataataatgataataatactaacaataataacaacaacaacaataataataataacaacaacaacaacaataataatgataatgataataataataacaataataataacaataataatatcactactattactacttatgataataggaatattaatcatgatgatattataatagtaatgatgatgataagaatgacaataacaatactaaagctaataataataatgataataataataataataatgataataacaataatgataatgataataatagtaatagtaatagtaatagtaataatgataattatgataataataatgataacataataataatattaataataatgataataatgataataatattattattattattattattatcattatcagtagtagtggtggtggtagtagtagaaataatactattaataacaataatatttttttcaaaactgtgattaaagtaataataatgataataataatggtattaatagtagcaattcttaaagtcataataataataataataataataataataataataacaacaacaacaataataatgataatactaacaaaaaataaataataataacaataataataaaacaataatgatgataaaaatgataatgataatgatgataataatagtaataataataatggtaaaacagaGGATCTGGCTAGAAttaacccacaaaaaaaaatctagctaATATTTCTTCCTACTTTTGAACATATATTGTAATTTCCGATATAATGAGAGTGTTAATAATAACTTTCATGATAAaagcattgatgatgatgatcattactattattgtttctgtcATTAACGTTACTCTgaatatagtcatcatcatcatcatcattatcatcatgaccaccaCACTCTTTGCAGTCACTATTAAcaaaacatcaccattatcacactTATCATTTTGACTTCTTTTACTGTATcgccattatcgttatcgttattagtacACTAACCTCAAttgatatcattctcattatcatcattttctattcATTGCCATTCGCTGTTTCGGTCATTACTGATATATAATCACCCTTGCCTCGTGATCTAACCTCATTTAAGACTGTGGTTATCATACCAGTATCACAATCTTCATATTACTCTGTACTATTGCATAACCTCTATCAGAATTACTTGTTGTTATTTCAGCGTCATACATTTTACtcgtatgatcattattaattattttcacaattaactttatatataataatcaccagtatcaatattatcatcatcatccttatttacaTTGACCTTGCTATTAGTACAACTTTCTTCAATATCatccaacatcattattatcatcctttttttaatatttatcaatttttattaAATCATACGAAACATCGCTGTACGAATTCCAATTTCAAATAACACATTCCCGACTCAGTTTTCGAACACGTATGATACACGTACAGTTAACACTCTGCACTGCCATTCGTATACAACTTATATACATTTTCGTGATGTATTtcgttattatatataaagagattttttttttttgggggggtgggggattaaAACCCATTCGTCAatttcttctacttattcttcGTAACAGTGAAAAGACTAATCCGAAAGAAGAGTTTAATTACATCTAAGAAAGTAATGTATTGGTAACTCTAGTAAAATTTTGTTCTTACACAAGCTCGTGAGCTTTCTCGGCGTAAGTTTGGGCGATTTTCTTCAGATTTGATGTGGTTTAAGTGGAAATTATCGAAGAAAATGGATTAGTTTGCAAAGCTTAGGAAGTCCGGTAATCAATAGAAGAAAACGCAATGTGTCTTGTTGACGATAAAGAAAAATTAGGATGACTGACAATAAACTTGCATATTTTCGAAATAGGTGACAATGCTCTGTGTGCTAAAATATAGAGATGAGATTATGGGTTTATACTGTGTACTTCATGATTTTGGCggcaaagaaaaggaatagatttCTAGGAAAACGTTTTGAGAGGAAGGTGACTTCATTTtctcatgaaaaaaataacgcTGCTTCTAAATGCACAGGTAAGTTGTTCGCGAAGAAACTTCTTGAATGAAACACTTATTTCTTAGTAAGAAAATGCTGAATGTCATTATTCGACCTGGAATATCTCAAATGAATAATTAGTTCCGTAGCTAATAAGTAATACTATAACCGTAAATGTTATAGCATTTAATAACAGAATCAGGCGGGGCTCTGAAAATGTACACTTATGAATCTTTCTGGAGAGTTTCGTAATATTAATGTGGCGATAGCTATATGTAAGGGAAATTATTAGAAATACTGAATAGAATATACTtgcaaatatagtatatatatatgtatatatatatatatatatcatctctctctctctctctctctctctctctctctctctctctctctctctctctctctctctctctctctctctctctctctctctctctccctctctctctctctctctctctctctctctctctctctctctatctctatatctatctctctctctctatctctctctctctctctctctctctccctccctccctccctccctccctccctccctccctccctccctccctccctccctcccccccccccctctccctctccttctctcgaagagaaaaaggtgaagatgaagatggaggaggagaagaaagagaaggaggaggaagaagaggaaaaaatgagagagagggagtgagtgagagcgagggagtaagtgagagcgagggagtaagtgagagcgagggagtgagtgagagcgagggagtaagtgagagcgagggagtgagtgagagcgagggagtgagtgagagagagggagtgagtgagagagaggga
This genomic stretch from Penaeus chinensis breed Huanghai No. 1 chromosome 8, ASM1920278v2, whole genome shotgun sequence harbors:
- the LOC125028147 gene encoding uncharacterized protein LOC125028147 isoform X1, which produces MSLRKRRTEQTFAMAANSITVQWNAHYSALLHLLKNARREGWYCDATVLCNGKYYSVHKFVLAACSDYFEEMFDKINGKHPMIVMTDMKTARLEALLSYMYEGEVDIMQEDLAGFMETAEAWKVKGLSSSSDEQEQTEGGRRGQNAPTERPIPMPGMDQGQEYNKRRMALNNDWQKAKRMKYTEMIRDLPPISVTEEPFSQNTCRELGHNPIPSIVPGSAVSLSASMKACNAAAEVKKNADPNRSPGGVQAQRRGESQNCVDDVGSDVSAEDIMVVDWKLEPGEVVENFGTYQAAPFATPSTRYSLDTPSNNDCVQNGSSDYHQVRGRRKSKTGGDKSNTQIQVTPLSSVQRECVELRDIQQLQGAAKLPKAQRKYTKDNASSVVSSQPDTPKRAASKGKRKTEGPKQNLLTGGKRKYTRKNTKVKQTSPIGGSRPDMGKEAMPKRKVGRPRKIIQSPVSNDESTPSSVMSKQTDEIQSTRVGEGESISSPPNSKQVKDQNLYPQSYKENEKSLPPEVLQLETVAPFMSLQCRKENSFTPPVTLEPPPEQNTNRSQSSAKRLAASKRRTSLLRQFRKEAPVVPENSQPSSEEEQNKKSQSATQVAGKVPWINRKKRIPNSRRWSKPKKNKSYKKKLRRGRAKKSGKLLKESDTLSVESGKTEMVSNRLLTGSDDMSTGSDKTEPPPKKTTLGSTCSDTESSRQEKLVAQGAVPSAEVAEIGNHENTSLSLEEGEVPKEGNNEHQKILRDDEVDIGLETEDSKLIHSPVLFRLSSPTPEREKLHCSQLSTSNHNDSIGNTQKISEI
- the LOC125028147 gene encoding uncharacterized protein LOC125028147 isoform X2 — its product is MSLRKRRTEQTFAMAANSITVQWNAHYSALLHLLKNARREGWYCDATVLCNGKYYSVHKFVLAACSDYFEEMFDKINGKHPMIVMTDMKTARLEALLSYMYEGEVDIMQEDLAGFMETAEAWKVKGLSSSSDEQEQTEGGRRGQNAPTERPIPMPGMDQGQEYNKRRMALNNDWQKAKRMKYTEMIRDLPPISVTEEPFSQNTCRELGHNPIPSIVPGSAVSLSASMKACNAAAEVKKNADPNRSPGGVQAQRRGESQNCVDDVGSDVSAEDIMVVDWKLEPGEVVENFGTYQAAPFATPSTRYSLDTPSNNDCVQNGSSDYHQVRGRRKSKTGGDKSNTQIQVTPLSSVQRECVELRDIQQLQGAAKLPKAQRKYTKDNASSVVSSQPDTPKRAASKGKRKTEGPKQNLLTGGKRKYTRKNTKVKQTSPIGGSRPDMGKEAMPKRKVGRPRKIIQSPVSNDESTPSSVMSKQTDEIQSTRVGEGESISSPPNSKQVKDQNLYPQSYKENEKSLPPEVLQLETVAPFMSLQCRKENSFTPPVTLEPPPEQNTNRSQSSAKRLAASKRRTSLLRQFRKEAPVVPENSQPSSEEEQNKKSQSATQVAGKVPWINRKKRIPNSRRWSKPKKNKSYKKKLRRGRAKKSGSDKTEPPPKKTTLGSTCSDTESSRQEKLVAQGAVPSAEVAEIGNHENTSLSLEEGEVPKEGNNEHQKILRDDEVDIGLETEDSKLIHSPVLFRLSSPTPEREKLHCSQLSTSNHNDSIGNTQKISEI
- the LOC125028147 gene encoding uncharacterized protein LOC125028147 isoform X3 → MSLRKRRTEQTFAMAANSITVQWNAHYSALLHLLKNARREGWYCDATVLCNGKYYSVHKFVLAACSDYFEEMFDKINGKHPMIVMTDMKTARLEALLSYMYEGEVDIMQEDLAGFMETAEAWKVKGLSSSSDEQEQTEGGRRGQNAPTERPIPMPGMDQGQEYNKRRMALNNDWQKAKRMKYTEMIRDLPPISVTEEPFSQNTCRELGHNPIPSIVPGSAVSLSASMKACNAAAEVKKNADPNRSPGGVQAQRRGESQNCVDDVGSDVSAEDIMVVDWKLEPGEVVENFGTYQAAPFATPSTRYSLDTPSNNDCVQNGSSDYHQVRGRRKSKTGGDKSNTQIQVTPLSSVQRECVELRDIQQLQGAAKLPKAQRKYTKDNASSVVSSQPDTPKRAASKGKRKTEGPKQNLLTGGKRKYTRKNTKVKQTSPIGGSRPDMGKEAMPKRKVGRPRKIIQSPVSNDESTPSSVMSKQTDEIQSTRVGEGESISSPPNSKQVKDQNLYPQSYKENEKSLPPEVLQLETVAPFMSLQCRKENSFTPPVTLEPPPEQNTNRSQSSAKRLAASKRRTSLLRQFRKEAPVVPENSQPSSEEEQNKKSQSATQVAGKVPWINRKKRIPNSRRWSKPKKNKSYKKKLRRGRAKKSGRRNWKP